A stretch of the Parabacteroides timonensis genome encodes the following:
- a CDS encoding GNAT family N-acetyltransferase, with translation MDTEFINLTTDNLADEHLCCIIRTKKLHPGVEAKRQWLSERLNEGHVFRKLNAKATVFIEYAPLETAWVPIMGDNYYYIYCLWTLGSYKGKGYGKSLMEYCIADAKEKGKSGICMLGAKKQKSWLSDQSFAKKFGFEAVDVTDNGYELLALSFDGTKPTFAHNVRKQAIESKELTIYYDVQCPYIDQKIGIVRQYCEMNDVPVSFIQVDTLQKAKELPCVFNNWAVFYKGHFETVNLLQDAASLMRILKK, from the coding sequence ATGGATACAGAATTTATAAACTTAACAACAGACAATCTTGCCGATGAGCATTTATGCTGCATTATCCGTACTAAAAAGCTCCATCCCGGTGTTGAGGCAAAGCGGCAATGGCTTTCCGAACGGCTGAATGAAGGTCATGTCTTTAGAAAGTTGAATGCAAAGGCAACGGTTTTTATAGAGTATGCCCCTTTGGAAACAGCCTGGGTTCCCATAATGGGTGATAATTATTATTATATCTATTGTTTATGGACTTTGGGCAGTTACAAAGGGAAAGGGTACGGGAAATCGCTGATGGAGTATTGTATAGCCGATGCTAAAGAAAAGGGTAAATCCGGTATTTGTATGCTTGGAGCAAAAAAACAAAAATCATGGCTTTCCGACCAGTCGTTTGCGAAGAAGTTCGGCTTTGAGGCTGTTGATGTTACCGATAATGGATATGAATTGCTGGCACTCTCTTTTGACGGAACAAAGCCGACGTTTGCGCATAATGTCAGGAAACAAGCGATTGAAAGTAAAGAACTGACAATTTATTATGATGTGCAATGCCCTTATATCGATCAAAAAATCGGGATTGTCAGACAGTATTGTGAAATGAACGATGTTCCTGTATCTTTCATCCAAGTGGATACCCTGCAAAAAGCCAAGGAACTACCTTGTGTTTTCAACAACTGGGCAGTGTTTTATAAAGGACATTTTGAGACGGTGAATTTATTACAGGATGCTGCCAGCTTAATGAGAATACTCAAAAAGTAA
- the hisH gene encoding imidazole glycerol phosphate synthase subunit HisH, producing MDVAIIKYNAGNIYSVSYALKRLGVSPVITADPELLHKADKVIFPGVGEAFTTMDYLKEHKLDAIIKDLKQPVLGICLGMQLLCRHSEEGDADCLGIFDTEVKRFIPHRHEDKVPHMGWNTITEVKGGLFTAQLENKFVYFVHSYYVPVNEYTTATTNYILPFSASLHKDNFYATQFHPEKSGSVGEVILKNFLKL from the coding sequence ATGGACGTCGCCATTATTAAGTATAATGCCGGAAATATTTACTCAGTGAGCTATGCACTGAAACGATTGGGCGTAAGTCCTGTGATTACAGCCGATCCGGAATTATTGCATAAAGCGGATAAAGTGATCTTCCCGGGCGTAGGAGAAGCATTCACTACAATGGATTATCTGAAAGAGCATAAACTGGATGCTATTATCAAGGATCTGAAACAACCTGTACTGGGTATTTGTCTGGGTATGCAATTATTGTGTCGTCATTCTGAGGAAGGGGATGCAGACTGCCTGGGGATTTTCGATACGGAAGTGAAGCGATTCATACCTCACCGTCATGAAGACAAAGTTCCTCATATGGGGTGGAACACGATCACGGAGGTTAAAGGAGGTTTATTTACCGCACAATTGGAGAACAAATTTGTTTACTTCGTACATAGTTATTATGTACCGGTAAATGAGTATACGACTGCAACCACTAATTATATTCTTCCGTTCAGTGCTTCGTTGCATAAGGATAACTTCTATGCGACGCAGTTTCATCCGGAAAAGAGTGGTTCTGTCGGTGAAGTGATTCTGAAGAATTTTCTAAAACTATAA
- the hisA gene encoding 1-(5-phosphoribosyl)-5-[(5-phosphoribosylamino)methylideneamino]imidazole-4-carboxamide isomerase — translation MIELIPAIDLIDGKCVRLTQGDYDTKKVYNEDPLEVAKMFEAHGIRRLHVVDLDGARQGRIINYRVLERLATRTSLIIDFGGGLKQEDDLEIAFESGAQMVTGGSIAVKNPEVFTSWITKFGSEKIILGADAKDKKIAISGWEETTNEELIPFIGGYYDKGITKVVCTDINRDGMLQGPAIELYKEIRDALPFIYIIASGGVSSIEDIEKLAEAGIPAVIFGKAIYEGKIDLKDLLRFT, via the coding sequence ATGATCGAGCTTATTCCAGCTATAGATTTGATTGACGGCAAATGTGTACGTCTTACGCAAGGCGATTACGATACGAAGAAAGTGTATAACGAAGATCCGCTCGAAGTAGCGAAAATGTTCGAAGCACATGGTATACGCCGTCTGCATGTGGTTGACCTGGATGGAGCACGTCAGGGACGGATCATAAACTATCGTGTACTGGAAAGGCTGGCTACACGTACTTCACTGATAATTGACTTCGGAGGCGGACTGAAACAGGAAGATGACCTGGAGATTGCTTTCGAAAGCGGGGCACAGATGGTGACAGGTGGTAGTATTGCCGTAAAGAATCCGGAGGTATTCACATCGTGGATAACCAAGTTCGGAAGTGAAAAGATTATATTGGGTGCTGATGCGAAGGATAAAAAAATAGCGATCAGCGGATGGGAAGAAACAACTAATGAGGAACTGATACCTTTTATCGGAGGATATTACGACAAAGGCATCACCAAAGTGGTCTGTACGGATATCAACCGGGATGGGATGTTGCAGGGACCGGCTATCGAATTGTATAAGGAAATACGGGATGCACTACCTTTTATATATATCATAGCCAGTGGCGGAGTCAGTTCTATTGAAGATATAGAAAAATTGGCTGAGGCGGGAATACCGGCGGTAATTTTCGGCAAGGCTATATACGAAGGAAAGATCGATTTGAAGGATCTGCTTCGTTTTACCTGA
- the hisF gene encoding imidazole glycerol phosphate synthase subunit HisF yields MLAKRIVPCLDIKDGKTVKGINFVNFRDAGDPVELGAQYSREGADELVYLDITASHEGRKTFTELVKKVAANISIPFTVGGGINELKDVDRLLSAGADKVSINSAALRNPSLIEEIAKNFGSQVCVVAIDANHENGDWICYLNGGRIPTEKHLYEWATEAENRGAGEILFTSMTHDGVKDGYANDALSVLADKLHIPVIASGGAGKMKDFRDTFAEGKADAALAASVFHFGEIAISDLKQYLHTEGINVRI; encoded by the coding sequence ATGTTGGCGAAGAGAATAGTACCCTGTCTGGATATTAAGGATGGAAAAACAGTAAAAGGAATTAATTTTGTGAACTTTCGTGATGCAGGAGATCCTGTTGAACTGGGGGCACAATACAGCCGGGAGGGAGCCGATGAGCTTGTCTACCTGGATATAACCGCTTCACACGAAGGACGTAAGACATTTACCGAATTGGTGAAGAAAGTGGCCGCAAATATCAGTATACCATTTACGGTAGGTGGCGGAATTAATGAATTGAAAGATGTGGATCGCCTGTTGAGTGCCGGAGCCGATAAGGTTTCGATCAACTCGGCAGCATTACGTAATCCCTCGTTGATCGAAGAGATTGCGAAGAATTTCGGAAGCCAGGTATGTGTGGTGGCTATCGATGCCAATCATGAGAACGGCGACTGGATTTGTTACCTGAACGGGGGGCGTATCCCGACGGAGAAGCACCTGTACGAGTGGGCTACTGAAGCGGAAAATAGGGGAGCCGGAGAAATCCTGTTCACCAGTATGACACACGACGGCGTAAAAGACGGATATGCCAATGACGCATTATCGGTATTGGCCGATAAGCTGCATATTCCGGTCATAGCCTCCGGGGGAGCCGGAAAGATGAAAGACTTTCGTGATACATTCGCAGAAGGGAAAGCGGATGCCGCCTTGGCTGCCAGCGTATTTCATTTCGGTGAGATCGCTATATCCGATTTAAAACAATACCTTCATACGGAAGGAATCAATGTAAGAATATAA
- the hisIE gene encoding bifunctional phosphoribosyl-AMP cyclohydrolase/phosphoribosyl-ATP diphosphatase HisIE, with protein sequence MKLDFEKMGGLIPAIVQDNNTNKVLMLGFMNEEAYEETKETGKVTFFSRTKNRLWMKGETSGNTLQVVSMMVDCDNDTILIKANPAGPVCHTGADTCFGEKNIEDIMFLKYLQDFIEQRRQEMPEGSYTTSLFLKGVNRMAQKVGEEAVETVIEATNGTEDGFIYEASDLVYHLIVLLTSKGLRLEDLARELKKRHKA encoded by the coding sequence ATGAAATTAGATTTTGAAAAAATGGGCGGACTTATCCCGGCAATCGTTCAGGATAACAATACCAACAAAGTATTGATGCTGGGTTTTATGAATGAAGAAGCCTATGAGGAAACAAAGGAAACCGGTAAGGTTACTTTTTTCAGCCGTACAAAGAACCGTTTGTGGATGAAAGGTGAAACCAGCGGTAACACCCTGCAGGTGGTCAGTATGATGGTAGATTGCGATAACGATACCATCCTTATCAAAGCGAATCCGGCCGGTCCGGTTTGTCATACGGGTGCCGATACCTGCTTTGGCGAAAAGAATATAGAAGATATCATGTTCCTGAAATATTTGCAGGACTTTATCGAACAGCGCCGTCAGGAAATGCCGGAAGGCTCTTACACTACTTCCCTGTTTTTGAAAGGGGTGAACCGTATGGCTCAGAAAGTAGGAGAAGAAGCTGTTGAAACAGTGATCGAAGCAACAAACGGAACAGAAGATGGCTTTATCTATGAAGCATCCGACCTGGTCTACCATCTGATCGTATTACTTACAAGCAAAGGCCTTCGTCTGGAAGACCTGGCACGTGAATTAAAGAAAAGACATAAAGCATAA
- a CDS encoding cell division ATP-binding protein FtsE produces the protein MEDTILLRLEDVEICRDENVILHNASFTLRNGEFVYVIGKVGSGKSSLLKSLYCEIPIGQGEAWLLDYNLCKMKRKDIPYLRRKLGIVFQDFQLLTDRSVIKNLEFVLRATGWKKKSEIKERIDDVLHQVGMHNKGYKMPHELSGGEQQRIVIARALLNDPKLILADEPTGNLDPETSGQIVQLLHDICQKGTAVIMTTHNYTLVHNYPARIVKCENARLGDVGE, from the coding sequence ATGGAAGATACAATTCTGCTCAGACTGGAAGATGTAGAGATCTGCCGCGATGAAAATGTCATACTGCACAATGCTTCTTTTACGCTTCGTAATGGAGAGTTCGTCTATGTCATCGGAAAAGTGGGTTCCGGGAAGAGTAGTCTGTTGAAATCTTTGTATTGCGAAATCCCGATCGGCCAGGGCGAAGCTTGGCTGTTGGATTATAATCTCTGTAAGATGAAGCGGAAAGATATTCCTTATCTTCGGCGGAAACTGGGGATTGTCTTTCAGGATTTCCAACTGCTTACCGACCGCTCGGTGATCAAAAACCTGGAGTTCGTCCTGCGGGCTACCGGATGGAAGAAGAAGAGCGAGATAAAAGAGCGTATCGACGATGTGCTCCATCAGGTCGGCATGCATAATAAAGGATACAAAATGCCGCACGAGCTGTCGGGTGGCGAACAACAGCGTATCGTCATAGCAAGAGCACTCCTGAATGATCCGAAACTGATACTGGCGGACGAACCGACCGGTAATCTCGACCCGGAAACAAGCGGCCAGATCGTGCAGCTTCTGCACGACATTTGCCAGAAGGGTACGGCGGTGATAATGACCACACATAACTATACTCTGGTGCATAATTATCCGGCCCGTATAGTTAAATGTGAGAATGCCCGTCTGGGTGATGTGGGAGAATGA
- a CDS encoding aspartate kinase, which translates to MKVLKFGGTSVGSAQRMKDVAKLICSGSRDIVVLSAMSGTTNSLVEISDYLYKKNPDGANEIINKLAQKYYGHIEELYSTAEYKQKAKELVKSHFDYIRTFTKDLFTLFEEKVVLAQGELISTGMMNLYLNETGVKSVLLPALEYMRTDKNAEPDPVYIKERLVKLLNEHKDAELYITQGYICRNAYGEIDNLQRGGSDYSASLIGSALNADEIQIWTDIDGMHNNDPRIVDKTSPVRNLHFEEAAELAYFGAKILHPTCILPAKLNNIPVRLLNTMQPEAPGTLISNETEKGKIKAVAAKDNIISIKIKSGRMLLATGFLRKVFEIFENYQTPIDMVTTSEVGVSVTIDNRKHLEEIVDDLKKYGTVTVDQDMVIVCVVGDLEWDNVGFEARIVQAMKDVPVRMISYGGSNYNVSLLVKSADKKKALQALSDHLFNN; encoded by the coding sequence ATGAAAGTTTTAAAGTTTGGCGGTACTTCTGTGGGATCTGCACAGAGAATGAAAGATGTAGCAAAATTGATTTGCTCGGGCAGCCGTGACATTGTCGTATTGTCTGCCATGTCAGGTACAACCAACTCGTTGGTTGAAATATCCGACTACCTGTACAAGAAGAATCCGGATGGTGCAAATGAAATTATCAATAAGCTTGCACAGAAATATTACGGACATATTGAAGAACTGTACAGCACTGCCGAATATAAACAGAAAGCCAAAGAACTTGTAAAATCTCATTTCGATTATATACGTACCTTTACAAAAGACTTGTTCACGCTGTTTGAAGAAAAGGTAGTCCTGGCACAGGGCGAGTTGATCTCGACCGGTATGATGAACCTGTATCTGAACGAAACAGGTGTTAAGTCGGTCCTGCTTCCTGCATTGGAATATATGCGTACGGATAAGAATGCAGAGCCGGATCCTGTTTACATCAAAGAACGCCTGGTTAAATTGCTGAACGAACATAAAGATGCCGAATTATATATCACCCAGGGTTATATCTGTCGTAACGCATACGGTGAGATCGATAACCTGCAACGTGGCGGTAGCGATTACAGTGCTTCTCTGATCGGTTCGGCTCTCAATGCAGATGAAATCCAGATCTGGACAGACATCGACGGAATGCATAACAATGACCCGCGTATCGTAGACAAGACATCGCCTGTCCGTAACCTGCATTTCGAAGAAGCGGCTGAACTTGCTTACTTCGGTGCCAAGATCCTGCACCCGACCTGTATCCTTCCGGCCAAGTTGAACAATATCCCGGTTCGTCTGTTGAATACCATGCAGCCGGAAGCTCCCGGTACATTGATCTCCAACGAAACGGAAAAAGGAAAGATCAAAGCTGTCGCCGCAAAAGATAATATTATCTCCATCAAGATCAAGAGTGGCCGTATGTTACTGGCTACCGGTTTCCTGCGTAAGGTATTCGAAATCTTCGAAAACTACCAGACACCGATCGATATGGTGACTACTTCGGAAGTAGGTGTATCGGTAACGATCGACAACCGCAAGCATCTGGAAGAAATCGTAGACGACCTAAAGAAATACGGTACTGTTACTGTCGATCAGGATATGGTGATCGTATGCGTGGTAGGCGACCTGGAATGGGATAATGTCGGTTTCGAAGCCCGCATCGTCCAGGCGATGAAGGATGTGCCGGTCCGTATGATCTCCTACGGCGGAAGCAACTACAACGTTTCGCTTCTGGTGAAGTCGGCGGATAAGAAGAAAGCGCTGCAGGCGTTAAGCGATCATTTATTCAACAACTAA
- the lysA gene encoding diaminopimelate decarboxylase, which translates to MLKGTFPIDKLKALPTPFYYYDVKLLQDTLDLVKTEAGKYNYHVHYAVKANANPRILSIIAENGLGADCVSGGEVQAALDAGFPADKVVFAGVGKADWEINLGLDNDIFCFNVESAVELDILNELAAAKNKIASVALRINPEVDAHTHAKITTGMKENKFGINLSQLGQVLDNLSTLKNVKLIGIHCHIGSQITDMSSFRNLVIRVNEIQEELEARGIDIENLNFGGGLGIDYYHPNHLPIPAFDNYFAVFNKLLKVRPGQQVHFEPGRSVVAQCGTLISQVLYVKVGETKKFAILDAGFTELIRPAMYDAYHRIENISSDEAVELYDVVGPICESSDVFGKDVELNKAHRGDLIALRSAGAYGEVMASQYNCRRLPKAYYSDTI; encoded by the coding sequence ATGCTCAAAGGAACATTCCCGATAGATAAACTGAAGGCACTTCCTACGCCTTTTTATTATTATGATGTGAAGTTATTGCAAGATACGTTGGATCTGGTAAAGACTGAAGCCGGCAAGTATAATTATCATGTGCATTATGCCGTAAAAGCGAACGCCAATCCACGCATTCTTTCTATTATAGCTGAAAACGGGCTGGGAGCCGACTGTGTGAGCGGTGGTGAAGTACAGGCCGCTTTGGATGCCGGATTCCCTGCCGATAAGGTGGTTTTTGCCGGTGTAGGTAAAGCCGACTGGGAAATCAACCTGGGGTTGGATAACGATATTTTCTGTTTTAATGTGGAGTCGGCTGTCGAATTGGATATACTGAACGAACTGGCTGCCGCAAAGAATAAGATCGCTTCGGTAGCCCTCCGTATCAATCCGGAAGTAGATGCACATACACATGCCAAGATCACGACCGGCATGAAGGAGAATAAGTTCGGTATCAACCTGAGCCAGCTCGGTCAGGTACTGGATAATCTTTCTACATTAAAGAATGTGAAACTGATCGGTATTCATTGCCATATCGGTTCGCAGATCACGGATATGTCTTCCTTCCGTAATTTGGTGATCCGTGTGAATGAGATACAGGAAGAACTGGAAGCTCGCGGTATCGATATTGAAAACCTGAACTTCGGCGGAGGCCTGGGTATCGACTATTATCATCCGAATCATTTGCCTATCCCTGCTTTCGATAACTATTTCGCAGTATTCAATAAGCTGTTGAAAGTTCGTCCGGGGCAGCAGGTGCATTTCGAACCGGGTCGTTCAGTAGTGGCCCAGTGTGGTACGCTTATTTCACAGGTCTTGTATGTGAAGGTCGGTGAGACAAAGAAATTTGCTATTCTCGACGCCGGTTTTACGGAACTGATCCGTCCGGCCATGTATGATGCTTACCACCGGATCGAGAACATTTCCAGTGATGAAGCAGTGGAACTTTATGATGTGGTAGGCCCTATCTGCGAATCATCCGATGTGTTCGGTAAAGATGTAGAGCTGAACAAAGCCCATCGCGGTGACCTGATCGCATTACGTTCTGCCGGCGCTTACGGAGAGGTGATGGCTTCGCAATATAACTGCCGTCGTCTGCCGAAAGCTTACTATTCGGATACCATTTAA
- a CDS encoding YIP1 family protein — protein sequence MYKEILKWVIAIISQPGKAWEMLTKKEEKGDEFLSKFVYPLIGLVTAAAFLGVLFTRKEFDIELALKSSIKTLVASFGGFYLGAYLLNELWQGFFKRTKDMKLCQRFVGYSSSLMFALNIVLMLLPEFFFLRIFILYTFYIVWEGAGPYMQVAENERLKFAGIATVVILLTPAVIEFVLFMLMPGLRY from the coding sequence ATGTATAAAGAGATATTAAAATGGGTAATAGCTATCATTTCCCAACCGGGGAAGGCGTGGGAAATGCTGACAAAGAAAGAAGAGAAGGGTGACGAATTCTTGTCGAAGTTTGTGTATCCGTTAATCGGATTGGTTACAGCCGCAGCTTTTCTGGGGGTATTGTTTACGCGAAAGGAGTTTGATATAGAGTTGGCTTTAAAATCCTCGATTAAGACATTGGTCGCTTCGTTCGGTGGTTTTTATCTGGGTGCTTACCTGTTGAATGAGCTTTGGCAGGGATTCTTTAAAAGAACGAAAGATATGAAACTTTGCCAACGCTTTGTCGGTTATTCCTCTTCATTGATGTTTGCACTGAACATCGTCCTGATGCTGTTGCCGGAGTTTTTCTTTCTGCGTATTTTTATACTTTATACTTTTTATATCGTATGGGAAGGAGCAGGGCCTTATATGCAGGTGGCAGAGAATGAACGCCTGAAGTTTGCCGGTATAGCAACCGTAGTTATTTTACTGACGCCAGCCGTGATTGAATTTGTGCTATTCATGTTGATGCCGGGCTTGCGTTATTGA
- the smpB gene encoding SsrA-binding protein SmpB, producing the protein MKEKISNNIQIKNKRATFDFELLETFTAGIVLTGTEIKSIRLGKASLVDTFCIMERGELWVKNMYIAEYFYGTYNNHVARRDRKLLLTKKELRKIDGAARNSGFTIVPTRMFINEKGLAKVIVAIAKGKKEYDKRDSIKARDDKREMDRAFKR; encoded by the coding sequence ATGAAAGAGAAGATTAGTAATAATATACAGATAAAGAATAAACGGGCCACATTCGATTTCGAATTGCTCGAAACATTTACTGCCGGGATCGTATTGACCGGGACGGAGATCAAATCGATCCGCCTGGGAAAAGCCAGTCTGGTGGATACTTTTTGTATCATGGAAAGAGGCGAGTTATGGGTAAAGAACATGTATATTGCCGAATATTTCTATGGGACATATAATAATCATGTGGCACGCCGCGACCGGAAGCTGTTGTTGACGAAGAAGGAGTTGCGCAAGATTGACGGTGCCGCCCGCAACAGCGGTTTCACTATTGTTCCTACCCGTATGTTTATCAATGAGAAGGGACTAGCCAAAGTAATTGTCGCTATCGCCAAAGGTAAGAAAGAATACGATAAGCGCGATTCGATCAAGGCCCGTGACGACAAGCGGGAGATGGACAGAGCATTTAAACGGTAA